GTCTTGCAAAAGAAAAGGTGTTGCTCGCAGGCTGCAATTCCGCAAAGTTTTACGGCGCGCTGCGTTCCAAATTGAATTGGTCGGGAGGTCCCCTTGCTTGAAGACGTAAGTATTTCGGATTTTGCGTTAATAGAATCCGTTTCTCTCGATTTTAACGGCGGCTTTACCGTGCTGAGCGGCGAAACCGGCGCCGGTAAATCAATTCTCATCGGCGCGCTTTCTTTTCTGCTCGGCGCAAAAGGCGGAACGGAAGTTATCCGCGCCGGTGCGCAGGAAGCGCGCGTGTCGGGAACGTTCGTTTTGAGCGCGGCGGACACGGAAGCGGCCGCATGGCTCGACGCGCACGGCGTTGAAGCCGAAAACGACCGCGTGCTGCTGCGCCGCTTCGTACGCGATACGGGAAAGACCGGCGCCTGGATCCAGAACACGAGCGTTACCCGTGCGGAACTCGCGGAATTTTCCGCGTTTTTAGTCGATATTCACGGACAGCACGAACATCAGTCGCTGATGCGCGTCGCCGAACACCGCCGCTTTTTGGATTCCTATGCGGGCATTACCGCCGAAACGGCCGCGTTCACCGAATTGTACGCGCAGCTTGTTGAAAAACGGCGGCAGCTCGATGAACTGAACTCTTCCGATTCCGAGCGTGCGCGCAAAGCGGAAATGCTTTCGTTCGCGATCGCCGAAATTACCGACGCCAAATTGCTGCCGAACGAAGACGAAGAACTGACTGCCGAAGAAACCCGTCTTTCACGGTTTGAACAGATATATTCTGAGATTGAAGGCGTCGGCGGAATTCTTTCCGATGCCGGCGACGGAGCTGCCGATTCGGTCGTCGGCGCGTTAAAACGTGCGCGTTCCCTGATGGCGCGCGCGGCGGCCGCAGATGCGAACCTCGCGCCGCTCGACAGCCGCCTTGAAAGTGCGTTCTACGAACTGTCCGACATCGCCGAAGAAATATCGGCGTACCGGCAAGCGCTCGTGTTCGATCCGGCGCGCCTTGAAGCCGTCCAGGAACGGCTCGCGCTCCTGTTTAAACTCAAGAAAAAGTACGCCGCGTCCATTCAGTCGCCTATCGGCGACGTCGCGGCGTACGCCGAATCCGCGCAGAAAGAACTCGACACGCTGACCGGAAGCGAAGCCGGTAAAACCGCGCTCGCCGCTGAAGTCGACCGGCTGGAGCGCTCCGCATACGCGGCGGCAAAATCGCTGTCGGACAAACGCCGCGCGGCTGCCGACAAAATGGCCGCCGAAGTAGAAAGCGTTCTTTCCGTCCTCGGCATGAAAGGCACCGCTTTTTCGGTCAGTATTACCGGAAAACCGTCCGGTGATACCGGAACCGGCGTTACGCAGACGTGCGGCCCGTACGGTATGGATAACGTCGAATTCCTTCTGAGTGCGAACGCCGGTTCTCCGCTCAAACCGCTCGCAAAAATAGCATCCGGCGGCGAACTTTCGCGCGTCATGCTCGCGCTGAAAACGATTCTTGCGGAATCCGATACGGTCGGTACGCTCGTGTTCGATGAAATCGACACCGGCATAGGCGGAGAAGTATCCGTTGCCGTCGGCGCGCATTTGAAACAGCTGGCAAAAAAAAGTCAGATTTTCTGTATCACACATGTGGCGAGTATCGCTTCATATGCCGATAATCAGATAAAGATAGAGAAGGGCAATAAAAACGGTACGACGGTTACCTGCGTGTCCGCCGTTACCGGGCAGGCACGCGTTGAAGAAATTGCCCGTATGCTTTCGGGCGACAGTTTCAGTGCGGAATCGCTTGAGCACGCCAGATCCTTATTATCGAAATTCGGAGGTGACGCAGAATGGCAAAAATCGCTGTAGAAGCACGTGAACTTTTCAATTCGAAAAGCAAACCGTACAAAGATCAAATAGATAAAATCCTCGAAAAAGAAAAGAGCATTCTCAATCTGATTTCCAAAGATTCTTCCGGTACTTCGTATAAACGCCTGCTGCTTGCCGAAGACATGATATATATAGCGACGATTTATATGACGATCTGCAATTTGTCGGTCGAACTGCTTTCCACCAAAAATACGGACGCACTGAACGAAGCACGCAAAGCGCTGTATAAGGCGATCATCTATCTGGAAGAAATCGTTACCAATACGATCGACGCGCCGTATTCCGAATACGAAGACCGCGTCGCCGAAATTGCGAACACACCGCTTGAAAAACGGTATTTTATCGTACGCAAACTCGGTTTGGCAATCAGATTGCTCATAGACGCTTACGGTGAAAATACGAAGTGGAAATGGGCGTTCGTGGAATTGAACGGCCGGTTTGCCGTCGTTGCAAAAAACATGCTCGATATGAAAGCTGCGGTACGCGATTATTTCGATCCGCGCGCCGCCGATTACGATACGACGATATACTATGTCCGTCTGGTGCGGAAAATGATCGCACAGTCGGCGGACCGTTACCGTGACCGCTACGAACTTTCCACTCATCGGATCGACGATATGCGCAACGCGCTGCTGTTCGTTTCCGCCCAGCGCCGGTTCTGCATTCTGCTGAACGAAAAAGAAGAGGCCGAAGAATTGAAGAAAAAAGCGCAGGTATGGAAAGACAAACTGGAACTCGACCGCAAAAAAGGTTTGGCACAGTAATTTTTCCGATT
This sequence is a window from Treponema brennaborense DSM 12168. Protein-coding genes within it:
- the recN gene encoding DNA repair protein RecN, whose product is MLEDVSISDFALIESVSLDFNGGFTVLSGETGAGKSILIGALSFLLGAKGGTEVIRAGAQEARVSGTFVLSAADTEAAAWLDAHGVEAENDRVLLRRFVRDTGKTGAWIQNTSVTRAELAEFSAFLVDIHGQHEHQSLMRVAEHRRFLDSYAGITAETAAFTELYAQLVEKRRQLDELNSSDSERARKAEMLSFAIAEITDAKLLPNEDEELTAEETRLSRFEQIYSEIEGVGGILSDAGDGAADSVVGALKRARSLMARAAAADANLAPLDSRLESAFYELSDIAEEISAYRQALVFDPARLEAVQERLALLFKLKKKYAASIQSPIGDVAAYAESAQKELDTLTGSEAGKTALAAEVDRLERSAYAAAKSLSDKRRAAADKMAAEVESVLSVLGMKGTAFSVSITGKPSGDTGTGVTQTCGPYGMDNVEFLLSANAGSPLKPLAKIASGGELSRVMLALKTILAESDTVGTLVFDEIDTGIGGEVSVAVGAHLKQLAKKSQIFCITHVASIASYADNQIKIEKGNKNGTTVTCVSAVTGQARVEEIARMLSGDSFSAESLEHARSLLSKFGGDAEWQKSL